One window of Catenulispora sp. GP43 genomic DNA carries:
- the hemB gene encoding porphobilinogen synthase, whose protein sequence is MSFPLDRPRRLRTTAAMRRLAAETRLHPADFILPLFVKETVSEPTPIASMPGVLQHTLASVRKAAAEAAAEGIGGVMLFAVPAEKDAHGTAGTDPDGILQRAIAEVRDEVGDRTVIMSDLCLDEFTDHGHCGVIREDGTVDNDATLERYAEMGVRQAEAGAHMVGPSGMMDGQVAYIRRALDEAGLQDTGILAYSAKYASAFFGPFRDAVESSLQGDRRSYQQDPANARESLREVRLDIEEGADMVMVKPAMSYLDIVRQVADMSEVPVVAYQVSGEYSMVEAAAANGWLDRERTIMEMLTSVRRAGATSVLTYWAVEASRML, encoded by the coding sequence ATGAGCTTCCCGCTGGACCGCCCCCGTCGCCTGCGTACCACCGCGGCCATGCGCCGCCTCGCCGCCGAGACCCGGCTGCATCCCGCCGACTTCATCCTCCCGCTGTTCGTCAAGGAGACGGTGAGCGAGCCGACGCCGATCGCGTCGATGCCCGGCGTCCTGCAGCACACCCTGGCGTCGGTGCGGAAGGCCGCGGCCGAGGCGGCCGCGGAGGGGATCGGCGGCGTCATGCTCTTCGCCGTCCCGGCGGAGAAGGACGCGCACGGCACGGCCGGCACCGACCCGGACGGGATCCTGCAGCGCGCCATCGCGGAGGTCCGCGACGAGGTCGGGGACCGTACCGTGATCATGTCGGACCTGTGTCTGGATGAATTCACCGATCACGGACATTGCGGAGTGATCCGGGAAGACGGCACGGTCGACAACGACGCGACCCTGGAACGCTATGCGGAAATGGGTGTCCGGCAGGCAGAGGCCGGCGCACATATGGTCGGCCCGAGCGGGATGATGGACGGACAGGTCGCCTATATCCGGCGCGCATTGGACGAAGCGGGCTTGCAGGACACCGGCATCCTCGCCTATTCCGCGAAATACGCCAGTGCCTTCTTCGGTCCGTTCCGCGATGCCGTGGAGTCCAGCCTGCAGGGTGACCGGCGTTCTTATCAGCAGGATCCGGCCAATGCCCGCGAATCCCTTCGCGAAGTCCGCCTCGATATCGAGGAAGGCGCGGACATGGTCATGGTCAAGCCCGCTATGTCCTATCTGGACATCGTGCGTCAGGTGGCGGACATGTCCGAGGTGCCGGTGGTCGCCTACCAGGTGTCCGGCGAGTACTCGATGGTCGAGGCCGCGGCCGCCAACGGCTGGCTGGACCGGGAGCGGACCATCATGGAGATGCTGACCTCCGTGCGCCGGGCCGGGGCCACGTCGGTCCTCACCTACTGGGCCGTGGAGGCCTCGCGGATGCTTTAG
- a CDS encoding ABC transporter permease gives MTTYLIRRFFQSIVTLFIVSIATFGMMHLMPNGVARAMLGKNYNPTSLATLNHKLGLDRPLVVQYWNWLDRLVVHFDLGYSYQKNQSVNDLLKETLGQSIYIVGLALFFTILLSVPLGVVQATRRNSASDYTITTFSFIAYAVPVFFLGVVLRDLFQVQFHVIPIATQIDSFHAAFSQPSQMILPVATLVVSGVAGYSRYMRSSMLDEITQDYVRTAIAKGATKRRVLYGHVLRNAMIPMVTLIGLSLPTLVGGALLVEQIFNIQGIGVLTINAALQNDFVIVLGTTMLTALVTVIGSLVADISYAALDPRVRLT, from the coding sequence GTGACCACTTACCTGATCCGCCGCTTCTTCCAGTCGATCGTCACGCTGTTCATCGTCTCGATCGCCACGTTCGGCATGATGCACCTGATGCCCAACGGCGTGGCGCGGGCGATGCTCGGGAAGAACTACAACCCGACGAGCCTGGCCACGCTGAACCACAAGCTGGGCCTGGACCGGCCGTTGGTCGTGCAGTACTGGAACTGGCTGGACCGGCTCGTGGTCCACTTCGACCTCGGGTACAGCTACCAGAAGAACCAGAGTGTCAACGACCTGCTGAAGGAGACGCTGGGGCAGTCGATCTACATCGTCGGCCTGGCGCTGTTCTTCACCATCCTGCTCTCGGTCCCGCTGGGCGTGGTGCAGGCGACCCGTCGCAACTCGGCGAGTGACTACACCATCACCACGTTCTCCTTCATCGCCTACGCGGTGCCGGTGTTCTTCCTCGGCGTCGTGCTGCGTGACCTGTTCCAGGTGCAGTTCCACGTGATCCCGATCGCGACCCAGATCGACTCCTTCCACGCCGCGTTCAGCCAGCCCTCGCAGATGATCCTGCCGGTGGCCACGCTGGTGGTCAGCGGGGTGGCCGGATACAGCCGGTACATGCGCTCCTCGATGCTGGACGAGATCACCCAGGACTACGTGCGCACGGCGATCGCCAAGGGCGCGACCAAGCGCCGCGTGCTCTACGGGCACGTGCTGCGCAACGCGATGATCCCGATGGTGACCCTGATCGGCCTGTCCCTGCCGACCCTGGTCGGCGGTGCGCTGCTGGTCGAGCAGATCTTCAACATCCAGGGCATCGGCGTGCTGACCATCAACGCCGCGCTGCAGAACGACTTCGTGATCGTCCTGGGCACCACCATGCTGACGGCGCTGGTGACGGTCATCGGGTCGCTGGTGGCCGACATCTCCTACGCCGCCCTGGACCCACGAGTGAGGCTCACCTGA
- a CDS encoding dipeptide ABC transporter ATP-binding protein, translating to MSQNLLLTDASGRPEKSKKPENPAAAGTPLLSVQDLHVTFGSEAGDVRAVRGVSYDLHPGEVLGIVGESGSGKSVSSMAILGLLPDNARVTGSIKLEGRELLGLNDKQMSKIRGKDIAMVFQDPLSALTPVFTVGDQIVEALTVHRKLSRDAARKRALELLDVVGIPDPERRYKNFPHEFSGGMRQRVMIAMAIANDPKVILCDEPTTALDVTIQAQILEALKNAQELTGAAILMITHDLGVVAGFADKVAVMYAGRPVEQGAVDEIYYSPRMPYTIGLLGSIPRLDDSAEQGRRPLTPIEGNPPSMVGLPDACPFADRCPIVTDICRDAEPELLPASPGSHPSACHRRAELENGTIPIDEVYPVPDIPEARLDTVPREQREPVLAVTGLQKHFPLLRGAVFKRRVGTVKAVDGIDFEIREGETLGLVGESGCGKTTTLLEILELVAPQAGSIAVFGRQAANLSGRERMEMRKDIQIVFQDPMASLDPRMPVGEAIAEPLRTHGWSQDKAAARVAELLKLVGLEPYHAARFPREFSGGQRQRICVARALALNPKVVILDEPVSALDVSIQAGVINLLDELRAKLGLSYLFVAHDLSVVRHIADRVAVMYLGRIVEIGDVSSVFHTPSHPYTQALLSAIPLPDPRKERERSRILLPGDLPSPANVPSGCRFRDRCFKYASLDAAGQSRCRDEDPVILARPGKADHATACHFADALQVV from the coding sequence ATGAGCCAGAACCTGCTGCTGACCGACGCCTCCGGGCGGCCCGAGAAGTCCAAGAAGCCCGAGAACCCGGCTGCCGCCGGCACGCCGCTGCTGTCCGTGCAGGACCTGCACGTCACCTTCGGCTCCGAGGCCGGCGACGTGCGCGCGGTGCGCGGCGTCAGCTACGACCTGCACCCCGGCGAGGTGCTGGGCATCGTCGGCGAGTCCGGCTCCGGCAAGTCGGTGTCCTCGATGGCGATCCTGGGCCTGCTGCCGGACAACGCCCGGGTCACCGGCTCCATCAAGCTCGAGGGCCGGGAGCTGCTGGGTCTGAACGACAAGCAGATGTCGAAGATCCGCGGCAAGGACATCGCGATGGTCTTCCAGGACCCGCTGTCCGCGCTGACCCCGGTGTTCACCGTCGGCGACCAGATCGTCGAGGCGCTGACCGTGCACCGCAAGTTGTCCCGGGACGCCGCGCGCAAGCGGGCGCTGGAGCTGCTCGACGTGGTCGGCATCCCGGACCCGGAGCGGCGCTACAAGAACTTCCCGCACGAGTTCTCCGGCGGCATGCGCCAGCGGGTGATGATCGCGATGGCGATCGCCAACGACCCCAAGGTCATCCTGTGCGACGAGCCGACCACCGCGCTCGACGTGACCATCCAGGCGCAGATCCTGGAGGCGCTGAAGAACGCCCAGGAGCTCACCGGCGCGGCGATCCTGATGATCACCCACGACCTCGGCGTGGTCGCCGGCTTCGCCGACAAGGTCGCGGTGATGTACGCCGGCCGCCCGGTCGAGCAGGGCGCCGTCGACGAGATCTACTACAGCCCACGCATGCCGTACACCATCGGCCTGCTGGGCTCGATCCCGCGCCTGGACGACTCGGCCGAGCAGGGCCGCCGGCCGCTGACCCCGATCGAGGGCAACCCGCCCTCGATGGTGGGGCTGCCGGACGCCTGCCCGTTCGCCGACCGCTGCCCGATCGTCACCGACATCTGCCGCGACGCCGAGCCCGAGCTGCTGCCGGCCAGCCCCGGCTCGCACCCCTCGGCCTGCCACCGCCGCGCGGAGCTGGAGAACGGGACCATCCCGATCGACGAGGTGTACCCGGTCCCGGACATCCCGGAGGCCCGGTTGGACACCGTGCCGCGCGAGCAGCGCGAGCCGGTGCTGGCGGTCACCGGCCTGCAGAAGCACTTCCCGCTGCTGCGCGGCGCGGTGTTCAAGCGCCGGGTCGGCACGGTCAAGGCCGTGGACGGCATCGACTTCGAGATCCGCGAGGGCGAGACCCTGGGCCTGGTCGGCGAGTCCGGCTGCGGCAAGACCACCACGCTGCTGGAGATCCTGGAGCTGGTGGCCCCGCAGGCCGGGTCGATCGCGGTGTTCGGGCGGCAGGCCGCGAACCTGTCCGGGCGCGAGCGCATGGAGATGCGCAAGGACATCCAGATCGTGTTCCAGGACCCGATGGCGTCGCTGGACCCGCGCATGCCGGTCGGCGAGGCCATCGCCGAGCCGCTGCGCACCCACGGCTGGTCCCAGGACAAGGCGGCGGCGCGGGTCGCGGAGCTGCTGAAGCTGGTCGGCCTGGAGCCGTACCACGCCGCGCGCTTCCCGCGGGAGTTCTCCGGCGGCCAGCGGCAGCGCATCTGCGTGGCCCGGGCGCTGGCGCTGAACCCGAAGGTCGTCATCCTGGACGAGCCGGTCTCGGCGCTGGACGTGTCGATCCAGGCCGGCGTCATCAACCTGCTGGACGAGCTGCGGGCCAAGCTGGGGCTGAGCTACCTGTTCGTGGCGCACGACCTGTCGGTGGTCCGGCACATCGCCGACCGGGTGGCCGTGATGTACCTGGGGCGCATCGTCGAGATCGGCGACGTGTCCTCGGTGTTCCACACGCCGTCGCACCCGTACACCCAGGCCCTGCTCTCGGCGATCCCGCTGCCGGACCCGCGCAAGGAGCGCGAGCGCTCGCGGATCCTGCTGCCCGGCGACCTGCCCTCGCCCGCGAACGTGCCCTCCGGCTGCCGCTTCCGCGACCGCTGCTTCAAGTACGCGTCGCTGGATGCTGCTGGACAGAGCAGGTGCCGCGACGAGGACCCGGTCATCCTCGCGCGTCCCGGCAAGGCCGACCACGCCACCGCGTGCCACTTCGCGGACGCGCTGCAAGTGGTCTGA
- a CDS encoding ABC transporter permease, with amino-acid sequence MTAPTPADTAVESVQPLAAALDGAGRSGRAALVWRRFRRNKLAMVGLVGLVLLFVFAFAGPFLTHWSPSDIDLINTQSGPTGDHLFGTDDVGHDMFAQTVNGMQKSLIIGLLVALLSTGSAGLLGTAAAYFGGWWEKVIVWLTDLFLVVPSLLMLIILSPYFQGANWLVLVPMIALFSWMITSRVVRGMTLTIREREFVRAARYMGVPAWTVIRRHIIPNLSSILIVDFTLNVGAAIVTESFLSFLGFGIRSPNVSLGTVINDGAQFASTDQWYLFVFPASVLVLIILCVNFIGDGLRDALDPNSTGASAR; translated from the coding sequence ATGACCGCTCCGACCCCGGCCGACACCGCCGTCGAGTCCGTCCAGCCGCTCGCCGCCGCCCTCGATGGCGCCGGGCGCTCCGGGCGCGCCGCCCTGGTCTGGCGCCGGTTCCGCCGCAACAAGCTCGCCATGGTGGGCCTGGTCGGCCTGGTGCTGCTGTTCGTCTTCGCCTTCGCCGGCCCCTTCCTGACGCACTGGTCGCCCAGCGACATCGACCTGATCAACACCCAGTCCGGGCCGACCGGGGACCACCTGTTCGGCACCGACGACGTCGGCCACGACATGTTCGCCCAGACCGTCAACGGGATGCAGAAGTCGCTGATCATCGGTCTGCTGGTGGCCCTGCTGTCCACCGGGTCCGCGGGCCTGCTGGGCACCGCCGCGGCCTACTTCGGCGGCTGGTGGGAGAAGGTCATCGTCTGGCTGACCGACCTGTTCCTGGTCGTGCCCTCGCTGTTGATGCTGATCATCCTGTCCCCGTACTTCCAGGGCGCGAACTGGCTGGTGCTGGTGCCGATGATCGCGCTGTTCAGCTGGATGATCACCTCGCGGGTGGTGCGCGGCATGACGCTGACCATCCGGGAGCGGGAGTTCGTGCGGGCCGCCCGGTACATGGGCGTCCCGGCCTGGACGGTCATCCGCCGGCACATCATCCCCAACCTCTCCTCGATCCTGATCGTCGACTTCACGCTGAACGTGGGCGCGGCGATCGTCACCGAGTCGTTCCTGTCCTTCCTGGGCTTCGGCATCCGCAGCCCCAACGTCTCGCTCGGCACCGTGATCAACGACGGCGCGCAGTTCGCCTCCACCGACCAGTGGTACCTGTTCGTGTTCCCGGCCTCGGTGCTGGTGCTGATCATCCTGTGTGTCAACTTCATCGGGGACGGCCTGCGCGACGCCCTCGACCCCAACTCGACGGGAGCCTCGGCGCGATGA
- a CDS encoding ABC transporter substrate-binding protein, giving the protein MAVRNTRKIVAIAGVLAVVATAAACGSSKKSSGDNNATNPVTTATSSSAPAKQGGVAHVAEWAPGTSPDAIWPFMTSDQLSTSNAGQFQYFFYRPLYFVGLNDKLAVNYDMGPADKPTWSADGLTVTVPLKSTWGWSNGEKVTGQDVQFWLNMLKAEEKQSGYYSPPNQAAGVNYLPDNIKSTTVSDSSISITFDQQYNQNYIVGNALQTVTPMPLAWDVTDGNGTKGKCSTDTLTSPTLQADCDAVFKYLNTAGKDVKTFASNPLWKIVDGPWVLKDFNATSGAFSIVPNAKFTGEHKPYLDEVDFEAFQSPDAEWTSLKAGSSAANALQIGVYPSADTPQYNGKDLQAGNPLASAGYNVEKGALLDSIGYYQVNFGSKAHGNLFKQAYFTKALQDDMDQQGAIDGPYHGWGYPTTGVVPGYPDGNTLSPAAKAAAAKYDPSEAKSLMQAHGWDLSTNPATCKSPGTGDNQCGAGINAGDKAEFTLEYPSAHPALDTVLAAYKQAAAGSGIAVNVVTKTQNTLGGELVGCSTSTPAGCQWDAILYGGWVFSLQPTTDSLLTTGAGSNIFSFSDPKFDAAVAKTIKSSDPQAWYDYEAYASSISLPLIWMHNNIWPWAVAKNFHDSGQDAFQGFEPEFWYYTQ; this is encoded by the coding sequence ATGGCCGTCAGAAATACCCGAAAAATCGTGGCGATAGCGGGCGTGCTCGCTGTCGTCGCGACTGCCGCCGCCTGCGGCAGCTCGAAGAAGAGCAGCGGCGACAACAACGCGACGAACCCGGTCACCACGGCGACCAGTTCCAGCGCGCCGGCCAAGCAGGGCGGCGTCGCGCACGTCGCGGAGTGGGCTCCGGGGACCAGCCCGGACGCCATCTGGCCGTTCATGACCAGCGACCAGCTGAGCACCTCGAACGCCGGCCAGTTCCAGTACTTCTTCTACCGCCCGCTGTACTTCGTCGGTCTGAACGACAAGCTGGCCGTCAACTACGACATGGGTCCGGCGGACAAGCCGACCTGGAGCGCGGACGGCCTGACCGTCACGGTCCCGCTGAAGTCGACGTGGGGCTGGAGCAACGGTGAGAAGGTCACCGGCCAGGACGTCCAGTTCTGGCTGAACATGCTGAAGGCCGAGGAGAAGCAGTCGGGCTACTACAGCCCGCCGAACCAGGCCGCCGGCGTGAACTACCTCCCGGACAACATCAAGTCCACGACGGTCTCGGACTCGAGCATCAGCATCACGTTCGACCAGCAGTACAACCAGAACTACATCGTCGGCAACGCCTTGCAGACGGTCACGCCGATGCCGCTGGCCTGGGACGTCACCGACGGCAACGGAACCAAGGGCAAGTGCTCGACGGACACCCTCACGTCCCCGACGCTGCAGGCCGACTGCGACGCGGTCTTCAAGTACCTGAACACGGCCGGCAAGGACGTCAAGACCTTCGCCAGCAACCCGCTGTGGAAGATCGTCGACGGCCCGTGGGTCCTGAAGGACTTCAACGCCACCTCCGGCGCCTTCTCCATCGTCCCGAACGCCAAGTTCACCGGTGAGCACAAGCCCTACCTGGACGAGGTCGACTTCGAGGCCTTCCAGAGCCCGGACGCCGAGTGGACGTCCCTGAAGGCCGGCTCCAGCGCCGCGAACGCGCTGCAGATCGGCGTCTACCCCAGCGCCGACACCCCGCAGTACAACGGCAAGGACCTGCAGGCGGGCAACCCGCTGGCCTCTGCCGGGTACAACGTCGAGAAGGGCGCGCTGCTCGACTCGATCGGCTACTACCAGGTGAACTTCGGGTCCAAGGCCCACGGGAACCTGTTCAAGCAGGCCTACTTCACCAAGGCGCTGCAGGACGACATGGACCAGCAGGGCGCCATCGACGGCCCGTACCACGGCTGGGGCTACCCGACGACCGGCGTCGTCCCAGGCTACCCGGACGGCAACACGCTGTCCCCGGCCGCCAAGGCCGCCGCGGCGAAGTACGACCCCTCCGAGGCCAAGTCCCTGATGCAGGCGCACGGCTGGGACCTGTCGACCAACCCGGCGACCTGCAAGAGCCCCGGTACCGGTGACAACCAGTGCGGCGCGGGCATCAACGCCGGCGACAAGGCCGAGTTCACGCTGGAGTACCCGTCGGCCCACCCGGCCCTGGACACCGTGCTCGCGGCCTACAAGCAGGCGGCCGCCGGCTCCGGTATCGCCGTCAACGTGGTGACCAAGACCCAGAACACCCTGGGCGGCGAGCTGGTCGGCTGCTCGACGAGCACCCCGGCCGGCTGCCAGTGGGACGCGATCCTGTACGGCGGCTGGGTGTTCTCCCTGCAGCCGACGACCGACTCGCTGCTGACCACCGGTGCGGGTTCGAACATCTTCTCCTTCTCGGACCCGAAGTTCGACGCCGCGGTGGCCAAGACCATCAAGAGCAGCGACCCCCAGGCGTGGTACGACTACGAGGCCTACGCCTCGAGCATCTCCCTGCCGCTGATCTGGATGCACAACAACATCTGGCCGTGGGCTGTGGCGAAGAACTTCCACGACTCCGGTCAGGACGCGTTCCAGGGCTTCGAGCCTGAGTTCTGGTACTACACCCAGTGA
- a CDS encoding ABC transporter permease, translating into MGAFIVRRLLNYVVLVFVATSLAYLGASTAFHPKDMYLQKNPPTKPVVMYQELNERNENPEKPVFERYAHWVDGVAHGDFGKTWQLDSVNKHFSISVWVTVRLVTVAAVLSALLGILIGSFQAVRQYRFSDHAITFGSYIVFAMPVFVLAPLLKLIAVQVNKAVGGDTPFLQYQGEIDPNATGFFGQLFSRADHLLLPTISLSLGLIAFYSRYQRGQMLDVLGSDFLRTARAKGLRKSRAILKHGVRTAVIPVMTLVTYSTILTFAGAIITERVFGWNGLGSWFTDATNHSDVNSVAVITLFSAVLVLIAGMLSDVITALLDPRVRL; encoded by the coding sequence ATGGGTGCCTTCATAGTTCGCAGGCTTCTGAACTATGTGGTCTTGGTGTTCGTCGCCACGTCCCTGGCGTACCTGGGGGCCTCGACGGCCTTCCATCCCAAGGACATGTACCTGCAGAAGAACCCTCCGACCAAGCCCGTCGTGATGTACCAGGAGCTCAACGAGCGCAACGAGAACCCGGAGAAGCCGGTGTTCGAGCGCTACGCGCACTGGGTCGACGGCGTCGCGCACGGCGACTTCGGCAAGACCTGGCAGCTGGACTCGGTCAACAAGCACTTCTCGATCAGCGTGTGGGTCACCGTGCGCCTGGTCACCGTCGCGGCCGTGCTGTCCGCTCTGCTGGGCATCCTGATCGGCTCGTTCCAGGCGGTCAGACAATACAGATTCAGCGATCACGCGATCACATTCGGTTCCTATATCGTCTTCGCGATGCCGGTCTTCGTGCTGGCGCCGCTGCTGAAGCTGATCGCGGTCCAGGTGAACAAGGCGGTCGGCGGCGACACCCCGTTCCTGCAGTACCAGGGCGAGATCGACCCGAACGCCACGGGCTTCTTCGGCCAGCTGTTCAGCCGCGCCGACCACCTGCTGCTGCCGACCATCTCGCTGTCGCTGGGCCTGATCGCCTTCTACAGCCGCTACCAGCGCGGCCAGATGCTCGACGTGCTGGGCTCGGACTTCTTGCGCACGGCGCGGGCCAAGGGCCTGCGCAAGAGCCGGGCGATCCTCAAGCACGGCGTGCGCACCGCGGTCATCCCGGTCATGACGCTGGTGACCTACTCCACGATCCTGACCTTCGCCGGCGCGATCATCACCGAGCGGGTCTTCGGCTGGAACGGCCTGGGCTCCTGGTTCACCGACGCCACCAACCACTCGGACGTGAACTCGGTCGCGGTGATCACGCTGTTCTCCGCGGTGCTGGTGCTCATCGCCGGGATGCTCTCGGACGTCATCACCGCCCTGCTCGACCCGCGGGTCCGGCTGTGA
- a CDS encoding ABC transporter permease: protein MDEIIVEAPGMGDDVPTTEQMLGLEPTEKARSMFRRGLEVFLENRLAVVAFGVLVFYVLLCFFGPLVYHGNTSHVQMDEITLPPGPSHPLGTDQNGVDELGKLMKAGQISLEIGIASGVLASVIGMLYGAVAGYVGGWIDSIMMRTIDALLSIPLIFALIYLASTLGRTKTVFIMVIALTSWFSLTRLTRGDTLTIKVRDYVAACRMMGGRSPRIIFRHILPNTIGTTIVNTSLSIANSVFALSVLSYIGLGLQAPNDDWGGMFANGSSYLDQNYWWMIYPPGVSIVLIIISCNFIGDALRDAFETRLQKR, encoded by the coding sequence ATGGACGAGATCATCGTTGAGGCCCCCGGGATGGGGGACGACGTCCCGACCACCGAGCAGATGCTGGGCCTGGAGCCGACCGAGAAGGCCCGCTCCATGTTCCGCCGCGGTCTGGAGGTCTTCCTGGAGAACCGGCTGGCCGTGGTCGCCTTCGGCGTGCTGGTCTTCTACGTCCTGCTGTGCTTCTTCGGGCCGTTGGTCTACCACGGCAACACCTCGCACGTGCAGATGGACGAGATCACCCTGCCGCCGGGCCCCAGCCATCCGCTGGGCACCGACCAGAACGGCGTGGACGAGCTCGGCAAGCTGATGAAGGCCGGCCAGATCTCGCTGGAGATCGGCATCGCCTCCGGCGTGCTGGCCTCGGTGATCGGCATGCTCTACGGCGCCGTCGCGGGCTACGTCGGCGGCTGGATCGACTCGATCATGATGCGGACCATCGACGCGCTGCTGTCGATCCCGCTGATCTTCGCGCTGATCTACCTGGCCTCCACACTGGGCCGGACCAAGACGGTGTTCATCATGGTGATCGCGCTGACCAGCTGGTTCAGCCTGACCCGCCTGACCCGCGGCGACACCCTGACCATCAAGGTGCGCGACTACGTGGCGGCCTGCCGGATGATGGGCGGGCGCAGCCCGCGGATCATCTTCCGGCACATCCTGCCGAACACCATCGGCACCACGATCGTGAACACCTCGCTGTCGATCGCCAACTCGGTCTTCGCGCTGTCCGTGCTCAGCTACATCGGGCTGGGCCTGCAGGCGCCGAACGACGACTGGGGCGGGATGTTCGCGAACGGATCCAGCTACCTGGACCAGAACTACTGGTGGATGATCTATCCGCCGGGCGTGTCCATCGTGCTGATCATCATCTCCTGCAACTTCATCGGAGACGCCCTGCGCGACGCCTTCGAGACCCGGCTCCAGAAGCGGTGA
- a CDS encoding dipeptide ABC transporter ATP-binding protein — translation MALLEVQNLHTQIKLKRSVVQAVDGISFTVEAGETIGIVGESGSGKTMTAMSIMRLLPNGGSSPDGSIFLDGRDLLQLDDEQMAKVRGNDVGMIFQDPMTSLNPTMTIGKQIAESVRIHRGASKSEGLDRAVEVLSLVGMPSPQQRARDYPHQLSGGMRQRAMIAMALANEPKLLIADEPTTALDVTVQKQILELIDGLRERLGMAVILVTHDLGVIAGRADRVNVMYAGRIVETTTTERLYANPRHPYTEALFDSLPERGADSGTRLYSIPGMPPDLTNPPAACRFAARCRYAQDDCRAQDPPSRVDEVGHEFACFHPVGAAERSGEEVAVTLSEGTTPHELPTPELGEVLLEVSDLVKDYPITKGFLRRQIGSVSAVAGVSFSIRKGETVGLVGESGCGKTTVAKLIVGLEDTTAGAMRLEGADLAALKSGERRRKSRDVQLMFQDSYAAMDPRMRVRTVVREPLDIQKVGDKETRDARIKELFEQVGLPASALERYPHEFSGGQRQRVGFARALAPAPKLIVADEPVSALDVSIQSQVLNLMKDLQAEHGLSYLFISHDLSVVRYVSDRIGVMYLGKLVEIGPAEAVYSKPIHHYTRGLLDTIPVADPEVEKAKASSGIAGELPSAINPPSGCRFRTRCPAAQEICGQVEPPLVPYGTEGHQAACHFPIWE, via the coding sequence ATGGCACTTCTAGAGGTCCAGAACCTCCACACCCAGATCAAGCTGAAGCGCTCGGTCGTCCAAGCGGTCGACGGCATCAGCTTCACCGTCGAGGCCGGCGAGACCATCGGCATCGTCGGCGAGTCCGGCTCGGGCAAGACCATGACCGCCATGTCGATCATGCGGCTGCTGCCCAACGGCGGCTCCAGCCCGGACGGCAGCATCTTCCTGGACGGCCGGGACCTGCTGCAGCTGGACGACGAGCAGATGGCCAAGGTCCGGGGCAACGACGTCGGGATGATCTTCCAGGATCCGATGACCTCGCTGAACCCGACCATGACCATCGGCAAGCAGATCGCCGAGTCGGTGCGGATCCACCGCGGGGCCAGCAAGTCCGAGGGCCTGGACCGCGCGGTCGAGGTGCTCTCGCTGGTCGGCATGCCCTCCCCGCAGCAGCGGGCCCGGGACTACCCGCACCAGCTCTCCGGCGGCATGCGCCAGCGCGCGATGATCGCGATGGCGCTGGCCAACGAGCCCAAGCTGCTGATCGCCGACGAGCCGACCACCGCGCTCGACGTGACCGTGCAGAAGCAGATCCTGGAGCTGATCGACGGCCTGCGCGAGCGCCTGGGCATGGCGGTCATCCTGGTGACGCACGACCTCGGCGTGATCGCCGGCCGCGCGGACCGGGTCAACGTGATGTACGCCGGGCGGATCGTGGAGACCACGACCACCGAGCGGCTGTACGCCAACCCGCGGCACCCGTACACCGAGGCGCTGTTCGACTCGCTGCCCGAGCGCGGCGCCGACAGCGGCACCCGGCTGTACTCGATCCCCGGCATGCCGCCGGACCTCACCAACCCGCCGGCGGCCTGCCGCTTCGCGGCGCGCTGCCGGTACGCGCAGGACGACTGCCGCGCGCAGGATCCGCCCTCGCGCGTGGACGAGGTGGGCCACGAGTTCGCGTGCTTCCATCCGGTGGGCGCCGCGGAGCGCTCCGGCGAGGAGGTGGCGGTCACCCTCAGCGAGGGCACCACGCCCCACGAGCTGCCCACCCCGGAGCTCGGCGAGGTGCTGCTGGAAGTCAGCGACCTGGTCAAGGACTACCCGATCACCAAGGGCTTCCTGCGCCGGCAGATCGGCTCGGTCAGCGCGGTCGCCGGGGTCTCGTTCAGCATCCGCAAGGGCGAGACCGTGGGCCTGGTCGGCGAGTCCGGCTGCGGCAAGACCACGGTGGCCAAGCTGATCGTCGGGCTGGAGGACACCACGGCGGGCGCGATGCGCCTGGAGGGGGCGGACCTGGCCGCGCTGAAGTCGGGCGAGCGGCGCCGGAAGAGCCGCGACGTCCAGCTGATGTTCCAGGACAGCTACGCCGCCATGGACCCGCGCATGCGGGTGCGCACGGTGGTCCGCGAGCCGCTGGACATCCAGAAGGTCGGCGACAAGGAGACGCGCGACGCGCGGATCAAGGAGCTGTTCGAGCAGGTCGGTCTGCCGGCCTCGGCGCTGGAGCGCTATCCGCACGAGTTCTCCGGCGGCCAGCGGCAGCGCGTCGGCTTCGCCCGGGCCCTGGCGCCCGCGCCGAAGCTGATCGTGGCCGACGAGCCGGTCTCGGCGCTGGACGTGTCGATCCAGTCGCAGGTCCTGAACCTGATGAAGGACCTGCAGGCCGAGCACGGGCTGTCGTACCTGTTCATCTCGCACGACCTGTCGGTGGTCCGCTACGTCTCGGACCGCATCGGCGTGATGTACCTGGGCAAGCTGGTCGAGATCGGCCCGGCCGAGGCGGTGTACTCCAAGCCGATCCACCACTACACCAGGGGTCTGCTGGACACCATCCCGGTGGCCGATCCGGAGGTGGAGAAGGCCAAGGCCAGCAGCGGCATCGCCGGCGAGCTGCCCAGCGCCATCAACCCGCCCTCGGGCTGCCGGTTCCGCACCCGGTGCCCGGCCGCGCAGGAGATCTGCGGGCAGGTCGAGCCGCCGCTGGTGCCGTACGGGACCGAGGGGCACCAGGCCGCGTGCCACTTCCCGATCTGGGAGTAG